A region from the Candidatus Limnocylindria bacterium genome encodes:
- the ribD gene encoding bifunctional diaminohydroxyphosphoribosylaminopyrimidine deaminase/5-amino-6-(5-phosphoribosylamino)uracil reductase RibD → MTDEDTRYMRRALRLAARAAGRTSPNPMVGTVVVRGGKIVGEGYHHAAGEPHAEVNALAKAGDAARGATLYTTLEPCAHHGRTPPCVDAIVTAGVRRVVAAMRDVDPRTDGKGFRQLKASGVEVEQGVLEAEALRLNEGFVSRVRRGRPFVLVKLATTIDGRVTAPGRRYLVGKRALREVHRLRDRSDAVLVGIGTVLADDPALTVREVKGRDPLRVIVDTEARTPPSSKVVRAKDPQHTVLFVARDADTRRTNKLREAGVLLTTLPRSDGGLDLGAAMRWLGEHGVNTVLSEAGPRVAGALVRGGLADRLMIITAPLAGGDGPPAFAGVTGTSELRNVRVRRFGEDIAIEGDL, encoded by the coding sequence ATGACCGACGAAGACACCCGGTACATGCGGCGTGCGCTGCGTCTAGCGGCGCGCGCCGCGGGGCGCACGAGCCCCAACCCGATGGTGGGCACGGTCGTCGTCCGCGGCGGCAAGATCGTCGGCGAGGGTTATCACCACGCCGCTGGCGAGCCGCACGCCGAGGTCAACGCGCTCGCGAAAGCGGGCGACGCGGCGCGCGGCGCGACGCTGTACACCACGCTCGAGCCGTGCGCGCATCACGGACGCACGCCGCCGTGCGTCGATGCGATCGTGACGGCGGGCGTGCGCCGTGTGGTCGCTGCGATGCGCGACGTGGACCCACGCACCGACGGCAAAGGGTTCCGGCAGCTCAAAGCCTCCGGCGTCGAGGTCGAGCAGGGCGTCCTTGAAGCCGAGGCGCTGCGCCTGAACGAGGGGTTCGTGAGCCGCGTGCGGCGCGGACGGCCGTTCGTTCTCGTGAAGCTCGCGACGACGATCGACGGCCGCGTCACGGCGCCCGGCCGCCGCTACCTCGTTGGAAAACGAGCGCTGCGCGAAGTGCATCGACTACGCGACCGCTCCGACGCGGTGCTCGTCGGCATCGGCACGGTCCTCGCCGACGACCCGGCGCTGACCGTGCGCGAGGTCAAGGGCCGGGACCCGCTGCGCGTCATCGTCGACACCGAGGCGCGGACTCCCCCGAGCTCAAAGGTGGTGCGCGCCAAGGACCCGCAGCACACCGTGCTCTTCGTCGCGCGCGATGCCGACACCCGGCGGACGAACAAGCTTCGCGAGGCGGGCGTCCTGCTGACGACGCTCCCGCGTTCGGACGGCGGCCTCGACCTCGGCGCGGCGATGCGCTGGCTGGGCGAGCACGGAGTCAACACCGTCCTGTCCGAGGCCGGCCCGCGTGTCGCTGGCGCGTTGGTGCGCGGAGGACTCGCGGATCGCCTCATGATCATCACGGCGCCGCTGGCGGGCGGCGACGGTCCGCCCGCGTTCGCCGGCGTCACCGGCACGTCCGAGCTCAGGAACGTGCGCGTGCGTCGCTTCGGCGAGGACATCGCCATCGAAGGAGATCTCTAG